The DNA region CTACTAAATATTAGGATGGTTTTATCCGGTGCCTTTATCGGATTTTGGCTTTTTCTCGGATATGCGACTCAAACCATCGGACTATTATATACCACTACCTCCAAAGCTGGATTTATTACCGGTTTAAGTGTTGTCTTAGTACCGCTGTTTTCGATGATATTATTAAAGCAATTCCCTACTAGGAATGCTGTTATCGGCGTATTAACAGCTACCATTGGACTATTTTTCCTTACAATGACGGATGTTTCTTCATTAAATATTGGGGATGGATTTGTGTTTATCTGTGCGATTGCCTTTGCTTTACATATTATTTTCACAGGTAAATATTCAAGCAAATACCCGACATTATTATTAACAATCATCCAGATTTCTACCGTTTCCATTCTTTCTATCCTCTCATCTCTTATCTTTGAGGATTGGCGAAGATTAGTTAGTCTGGAAATTTTGCTTTCAAGGGATGTCATCATTGCTTTAGTCATCACGAGTTTGTTTGCTACAGCATTGGCCTTTTTAATCCAAACTTATTTTCAGAAGTACACCACAGCAACTAGAGTTGCGTTAATTTTTGCGATGGAACCGGTATTTGCTGCAATCGCGGGATATTACTGGGCCGCAGAGCGTTTATCCTATAGTGCCTTATTCGGGTGTATGCTAATATTAGCAGGAATGATTTTCGCAGAGCTGCCAAGGAACAAAGTCCCTTTTTTACGTAAAAAAAATGAGGGTTATCCAGGATAAAAAATACTCCCTTTTCGATGAAAGGGAGTATCTTTTTGCCTATACCGCAAAGAAATCTCTTTGCTTTGCGAACTTAATGGCACCACTTCGTGTTCTTATTTGGTTTGTTTTTAATGTCTCTAACAATGACATATAAAAACTGCCATCAAAGCTTTTTTGTACTTTTAATGTAAGCTCTATTGCAGTTGTCGTCAAAACATCAGAAGCATTCGTGGAATGTTTACCGAAGTAAATAAAGCCAATTGCATCATCTTGGAATTTAAATCCTTTTTCTTCCAAGTAGTTCAAGTACTGATCAACTGTACGCACTAAATTATTCACCTCTCCCAACCACTTATAACCAACCTCTATCAAATCTTACGCTAAAATTCGACAATTTTCTACTCCTTTCTGTGCAAAGATGGCCAATCATTCCAATAGTAGCCCCTAGCAGCGCTCCACCAATGACTTCTTCTGGCTGATGTCCCAGCATTTCCTTTAATTTTTTGGGAGCTTCTTGTTCAAATTTGACCGTTTCATCCTTATGGATTTTATCAATTAATTCATTCATGGAATTGACTTTTAGGGTGAGTTCTCCTGTTTGCCTCCTGATCCCTTGTGCATCATACATGACGATTAATCCATAAACAAGTGATAAAGCAAAATCAAAAGTCGGTAATCCCCTTTGTAAGGCAATATATGTTGTTAAAGTTGACACTCCTGCAGAATGGGAGCTCGGCATCCCGCCTGTTTGAAAAAATAACTCAGGTCGCCATTCTTTCTTTTTATAATAATGAATCGGGATTTTTAATCCTTGTGCTAAGCAAATGCTTGATAGCGCCAAATAAACACCTTTATTCATTTCATCACCTCTCCCCTTATTGTTTAGAAAGTTGAGTTTTATTATTCCCGCTGGAAATACTAAAAAAGTGGGAGGTGAAGAAGATGGGAGAAAATAAATATCGTCAAACCAATCGCGGCACGAAGGCTCCTAGTGTGACTCCACAAGGATATGGACAAGATGCCGAGTTCGCTGAAGAGCCAAAAAGCAAACTAGAAAATGCAGCTAAGAAGAAAAATACAAAATAAAAAACAAAAGGCGGAAGCACCCCGTTTAGCGACGTATGGACTCCTCGAAAAAGCTAACGCTTTTTCTTCGTGCGATGATTATGCTGCCGAAGCCTCCCTTGTGGAGCGCTTCGACTGAGATAAAAGGAAACACTCAAGAGCGTTAGCGATTCGATGTTGACTTATCGTAGGGAGATGAGCGAAGTACACTAGTCGCTGGGCGCTCCTCAGAAAAGCTATTGCTTTTCTTTCGTGCGATGCTTCGCTCCCGAAGCCTACTCTTGTGAAGCTGGATTCAGAAAACTATTTCCAAGGTATTAACAATAAATTGAAAAATATTACATTCCAAATAGCATGGAAAAGGCTGTCCCTGGTGAACAGGGACAGCCAATGACTCACTTTGATTATATTGCGGTACACTCATTCATTTATTAGATACTTACAATAAGGAATAAGGCGTTTCGCAACGTCAAATTCCCTGTTTTTTGAACCAGGTCTCCAATTTACTTCAAATAACCACAGTCTTTGGTTTGCATCAATAGCTACGTCTATACCAAGCTCGTCAAAGGAATGTTCATATAAAGTATCAAAATGAGCAGAAAAGGTTAAAGAAAATTCCTCAAGACTTTCCTTTACCTTTCTCCAATCATCCTGAAATTCATCTTTTAAAAAGGAGTCTAATTCCCCTCGGTAGCCTCCACTGCTTATATTACTGATCATTTTCATGTTTCCGCTTATTCGAGGATAAATTAAGGTGATTTCCCACTTCCCTATGCCATTTTTTTGAACATGTAAACGAAAATCATATGTTAAACCATTTTTCGTCTTACATTCAATGAAAGGCTGCAACAAAAATTTTTGCACCTTAATAATTGGCCGAAAATATCTATTAAGTTCTTTTTCTTTAAAGTACATGATGTTGAATCCTTCAGTTATTTTATATTGCTCCTCTGTTTTCTCAATAAAAAACACCTTTTTTCCATGATTTCCAGATAAAGGTTTTATTACCGCTCTGGACTGATTTTTTAGAAATGAAATAAGTTCTTCTGACTTGAGTAGTGTAGTAGAAGGGATTAGATAAGAGGCAAACACTTTTGCTTTTTTAACTTTTTTATATACCTTCATTTTGTTCCCAACAGGAAAACTTGTTAAAATCGTATGTTTTTTTAACCTTCTTAAAATTTTTGTCTGGTTCTCCGTTTTGGGATTGCAGCTGTTTATCACAACAGCAGGAAAATCTACTTGTTTTTGAATCCAATTTCCTTCCTCATATATCCAGCCATTAATCTTCATGTTTTCAAAGTCCACATTATTAAATGAAAAATAAAAAAAGTGTATTCCCTCCATTTTCGCAACAGCTGCAAAGGGATACGCCTTTTTTACATCTGCAGGATTTTTCCGGAGGTGGAGCAAACCGATACCTTGCAAATCCATCACATCCTTGAAAAGACTCAAGTTATGAATCACATTTTAAGAAAATCTATATTTTTCTACAACCTTTCGAAAGGCAGGCTCCATTTTTCCAAGTGACATTTTAAACAGTATCACCATATCTTCCGTACGAATTTCAGCCAATTTAGATTCTAATTG from Neobacillus sp. FSL H8-0543 includes:
- a CDS encoding DMT family transporter — protein: MKKPLLADTSLLFVTFIWGTTFVLVQNAIGLLEPFSFNGVRFLAAALMLLLYLIIFKKEQLKLLNIRMVLSGAFIGFWLFLGYATQTIGLLYTTTSKAGFITGLSVVLVPLFSMILLKQFPTRNAVIGVLTATIGLFFLTMTDVSSLNIGDGFVFICAIAFALHIIFTGKYSSKYPTLLLTIIQISTVSILSILSSLIFEDWRRLVSLEILLSRDVIIALVITSLFATALAFLIQTYFQKYTTATRVALIFAMEPVFAAIAGYYWAAERLSYSALFGCMLILAGMIFAELPRNKVPFLRKKNEGYPG
- a CDS encoding DUF6123 family protein, whose product is MRTVDQYLNYLEEKGFKFQDDAIGFIYFGKHSTNASDVLTTTAIELTLKVQKSFDGSFYMSLLETLKTNQIRTRSGAIKFAKQRDFFAV
- a CDS encoding divergent PAP2 family protein, which codes for MNKGVYLALSSICLAQGLKIPIHYYKKKEWRPELFFQTGGMPSSHSAGVSTLTTYIALQRGLPTFDFALSLVYGLIVMYDAQGIRRQTGELTLKVNSMNELIDKIHKDETVKFEQEAPKKLKEMLGHQPEEVIGGALLGATIGMIGHLCTERSRKLSNFSVRFDRGWL
- the sspL gene encoding small, acid-soluble spore protein L, with product MGENKYRQTNRGTKAPSVTPQGYGQDAEFAEEPKSKLENAAKKKNTK
- a CDS encoding YheC/YheD family protein, translating into MIHNLSLFKDVMDLQGIGLLHLRKNPADVKKAYPFAAVAKMEGIHFFYFSFNNVDFENMKINGWIYEEGNWIQKQVDFPAVVINSCNPKTENQTKILRRLKKHTILTSFPVGNKMKVYKKVKKAKVFASYLIPSTTLLKSEELISFLKNQSRAVIKPLSGNHGKKVFFIEKTEEQYKITEGFNIMYFKEKELNRYFRPIIKVQKFLLQPFIECKTKNGLTYDFRLHVQKNGIGKWEITLIYPRISGNMKMISNISSGGYRGELDSFLKDEFQDDWRKVKESLEEFSLTFSAHFDTLYEHSFDELGIDVAIDANQRLWLFEVNWRPGSKNREFDVAKRLIPYCKYLINE